The Rahnella aquatilis CIP 78.65 = ATCC 33071 genomic sequence AAAAAATATAAGTGTTTTCGAATCATTAAAAAATGATAAATATCTTCCACTTAGACGTAACTTTAGTGCAGCCATAGAGAAATATAATGAAAAAATCATCTCTCTTAACGCCGAAGCGAATCACAGAATTACCCAGTGGGTTGCATGGTGCCAATATATACTTATAGGGGCTATGGCCTTCAGCATTGTCATTATGCTTATGAGTGATCGTTATCTGGCAAACTTTCTTGTTAACCCCTTAAACAAAGTAAAGGCTCACCTTGAATCACTGGCAACAGGCATACTTGACAGCAAAATCTCTTATCACAGCCAAAATTGCATTGGACAATTAATCCCTTATATCAACAAGATGCAAGATAACTGGGCCAAAACAGTCTACGACATCCGAAACAGCGCCGATTCAATTTACAAAGGCTCCAGTGAAATCTCCACCGGAAATACCGATCTTTCCTCCCGGACTGAAGAGCAGGCCTCTGCACTTGAAGAAACAGCCGCAAGCATGGAACAACTGAGTTCAACCGTCCGCCATAACGCAGATAATGCGAGTCAGGCCAGTACCCTGGCAGAACAGGCAACGCTGGAGGCAAACCAGGGTGGGGTTATTGTTAACGATGTAATATCTACCATGGTAAAGATTAACGCCAGCTCACATAAAATCGTAGAAATAATAAGTGTTATCAACGGAATAGCATTTCAAACCAACATTCTTGCCCTCAATGCCGCTGTCGAAGCTGCACGGGCCGGAGAGCAAGGTCGGGGATTTGCCGTCGTTGCCAGTGAAGTAAGAAACCTGGCGCAGCGCAGCGGACAAGCCGCAAAAGAGATTGGTGTGCTCATTAATGAATCGGTTGAGAATATTCAGTCAGGGTCAGCGCAAGTGACTCAGGCCGGGGGAGCAATGGAGAAAATCGTCAGCTCAGTCAGCCGTGTAAATGACATCATGAGCGAGATAGCGGCTGCATCGACTGAACAAAGCAAAGGGATAAACCAAATTGGTATAGCGGTAGTTCAGATGGACAGTGTTACGCAGCAAAATGCCGCATTAGTGCAGCAATCAGCCGCCGCCGCCGCCTCACTTGAAGAGCAAGCACGTCAGCTAACAGAAATTGTCTCCGTGTTTAAAATCGAAGGCAAGGCTCCCCTTTCTTCATCGGCTCCTCTTCTCAAAAGTAAAATACAAAAAAATAGCGGAGTTTTAACCGCAGAACATAGCGGTTGGACAAAGTTCTGATATTGCAGCCCTTCCCGGCATGATGAGAAGGGCTGGTTCGTCATTGGCGGTTGCACAATGTGATGGCGTTGAATCTTGAAGTTTTGCTGTCAGATATAAGCAATGACGGAACGGAGAGTGATGACCAGAAACAGGAAAAAACTCTACATCAGACAGCATTAAAAATACTAATTGCTGATATTTTCACTTAACAACGTGTTTATATCCAATAAGTTGTGTGTTTTTTTATGTTCAAACATTGCTTAATGTAACATCGCTATTATCCTTAAAACGTGTCATCAAAAGATTAATCCGCAGTCGTTATGCCACAAGTGAGGTATATCGCATGCGGATTAATGTATATGCCCCACCCGGGATGATTACTTTTTGAGGATAAGGAATGAAGCTTAAACTGATAGTCAAAAGCCTTGCTCTGGCAGGGTTACTTTCATCAACCAGCCTCACACCGCTATTTGCACAAGAGGCGCCAAAGGATGCTACTGCGGCGACCAAACAAGCTAATGACGCACTTTATAATCAACTTCCTTTCTCCGATAACACCGATTTTACCAACGCCCATAAAGGATTCATCGCCGCAATACCGGCAGATGTGATCAAAGGGTCGCAGGGGAATGTTGTCTGGGATCCACAGAAATATGCCTTCATCAAAGAAGGTGACAAGGCACCGGAAAGTGTCAACCCAAGCCTTTGGCGGCAGTCGCAATTAATTAATATCAGCGGCCTCTTTGAAGTAACCGACGGGGTTTATCAGATCCGTAATCTTGATCTTTCCAACATGACCATTATTGAGGGGAAAGAAGGAATTACGGTAGTTGACCCGTTAGTCTCGGCGGAAACCGCGAAAGTGGGTATGGATTTGTACTATAAAAACCGCGGGCAAAAACCTGTTGTCGCGGTGATTTATACCCACAGTCACGTTGACCATTATGGCGGCGTGCGGGGTGTAGTCGACGAAGCGGATGTGAAATCCGGTAAGGTAAAAATTTATGCGCCGGCCGGATTCATGGATGAAGCGGTATCCGAGAATATCATGGCGGGTAATGTCATGAGCCGCCGTGCCAGTTACATGTACGGGAATCTGCTGAAGCCGGACGCGAAAGGTCAGGTAGGCGCGGGACTGGGTACCACCACATCGGCGGGTACAGTGACATTAATCGCGCCGACCAACTACATCACGAAAACCGGTCAGAAAGAGACAATTGATGGCCTGACGTACGATTTCATGATGGCACCGGGTTCTGAAGCACCTTCCGAAATGTTGTGGTATATCGAAGAGAAAAAACTCATCGAAGCGGCAGAAGATATCACGCATACCCTGCATAACACGTACTCGTTACGTGGCGCAAAAATTCGCGACCCGCTGGCCTGGTCAAAATACATTAACGATGCAATTAACCGCTGGGGTGATAAAGCAGAAATCATCATGGCGCAGCACCACTGGCCGACGTGGGGTAAAGATAACGTTGTCAATCTGATGAAAAGTCAGCGCGATATGTACCGCTATATCAATGATCAGACACTGCGCCTGGCGAATACCGGTCTGACACGTGATGAAATAGCCGCAAACTTTAAATTACCGGACGGTCTGGCTAAAACCTGGGCAAGTCGTGGTTATTACGGTTCTGTAAGCCATGATGTAAAAGCCACCTATGTGCTTTATCTCGGCTGGTTTGACGGCAACCCGGCAACATTAGATGAACTTCCACCTGAGGAAGCAGCGAAAAAGTTTGTCGATTATATGGGCGGTGCGGATAACATCCTGAAAAAAGCCAGAGAGGATTACGATCAGGGGAATTACCGGTGGGTCGCGCAGGTGGTGAGCAAAGTTGTCTTTGCTGATCCGAAAAATGAGGTTGCGCGTAACCTCGAAGCTGATGCCTTGGAGCAACTGGGCTATCAGGCCGAATCAGGACCATGGCGTAATTTCTATCTGACCGGCGCGCAGGAATTACGTAATGGCGTACAGAAACTGCCAACACCTAATACCGCCAGCCCGGATACGGTAAAAGCCATGTCTCCGGAAATGTTCTTTGATTATCTGGGCGTACATATCAATGGTGAAAAAGCGGCGAATGCAAAAGCAGTGTTCAACGTTGATCTGGGCAGTGATGGCGGCAAGTACAAGCTGGAACTGGAAAACGGCGTGCTCAATCATACCGCTGACGCTGAGGCGAAAGATGCCGATGCCACTATTGTCCTGAACCGTGACACCCTTAACAAAATCATCCTCAAGGAAGAAACACTGAAACAAGCTGAAGATAAAGGCGATGTGAAAGTGACCGGCAACGGTGCGAAGCTGGATGAAATGTTGGGTTATATGGATAAATTTGAGTTCTGGTTCAATATCGTCACGCCATAAATAAAATCCCCCTGCGGTGTTTTCATCACAGGGGGATTCAATTCAGGTGATCCTATGCGTCGGATATTTACACTATTACCCTCACTTTTAAGCCTCGTTTCAGGTTATGCCGTGGCGGCTGAACAATATGCACCGGATGCTGCACAGGCGAATAACCCGCTGGCCAATATGACTGCATTCAATATGCAGAACTATTATATCGGCGACGTCAGCGGAACGGATAAAGATGCCAACCAGTTCTGGTTTCGTTATGCCCAGCCGTTTTCATTGGGTGAAAGTAACTGGCTTCTGCGAGGCTCTTTACCCATAAACACCTACCCATCACCTCCCTCTGGCGGGCATAAAACCGGCACAGGTGATCTTAACCTTTTCGCTTCATGGCTGATTGATACCGGCAACCCTGCTGTCAGCTTTGGCTTTGGTCCGCAAATCACGGCCCCCACAGCAAGCGATAATTCATTGGGCACAGAAAAATGGTCAGCGGGTTTGGTCAACGTATTGTTTGATGCGAGTTCACCAAAATTTCAATATGGGTACCTTGCGTCCTGGCAGCACAGTTTTGCCGGAAAAGATGATCGCAACGATGTTCATCTCGGCACATTCCAGCCATTTCTCTTCTATCAGTTAGGAGGCGGTACTTACCTTCGTGCGGCACCTATATGGGTTTATAACTTCCAGAATGACAGTTATAGCGTCCCCATGGGACTTGGGATTGGGCAGGTCATCAAGCAGGAAAAAACCGTCTACAACTTCTTTATCGAACCACAAGGCTCGGTGGCAGATCACGGACCCGGTCAACCCAAATGGCAGATTTTTGCCGGGCTGAATCTGCAGTTTCTCTAATTTAGTCAGATAACTAAAACATAAGGGGAATGGTTGCCATGCTAACGCAGGTGCAGCGTTCCCCTTTCTTATTGCTGTTTTATAGCCGGTAATATTCGCAGCCTTAATAAGCAGAATGGTAACAGGAAGAGATTTAGATGATTGTTTTAAAGGCAGCTTATTGATTTAAGAAATGTTCAAAAAAAGCAAACACTTCCTCAACCTATTAAAATCAGTAAGTTAATTCATTAATTGGCGACAAAATGGCGGTGACTTACTCCTCAAGGATCCGCGTGCTCTGATTTAGTCATAATTTAATGTGCTTATTCATAAAGAGGGAGTGCCTCAGTCGAGCGTTTGGTCGTTCATTGATGCCGGATCTTCCAATGGTAGGTGGTGAGCATCTGCCTCAAGCGTGATCGAATTGTGCTGCTTGCCAGCCCTTAACAATATCCGTGCCGTCACAAAATTAAGAACGGATGCAACCACAGAAACCAGTAATCCGACACCAATCGCGTCGAGCGGCTGCGGGATCAACATACGTTCTACTGCGGTATAGGCAATACTGACTGCAGCCAGGAGGATCAAGAACCCCTCAAAAGCGCTCGAAAAATATTCGGCTTTACCGTGTCCATATGCGTACTTATCGTCGGCCGGAAGTGCAGCCAGGGTCAGCATCCAGAGCGCCATTAGGGCTCCCGCGAGGTTGACCACGGATTCGATGGCATCAGACAGCAGACCGACCGAACCGGTCATTTTCCACGCCACACCTTTTAGTCCGATGGTGGCAATAGCCGTGGCAATGGACAGCCAGGCGTAGCGCGTAAGCAATGGAGGCAACGATTTGTTTTTAATAATTATTTTTCCCTATAATGAACGGCGAATTCAATTATTATCACACCAAAAATTAATCAACTAAGTTAGGTGTGCGATTTTTATATGCTTCAATTAAAAGATGCAAAACTCCCATTGCACCATGTGCATAAAAATAGATCTCAATGAAAGTTGTAAGGAATTTATGCCAGTGAATGATTGTTTCAGCCATATTTGAATGCATGGTGTCTAATAAGAACCATAGGCCACCTGAAAGTGCTACAATTAGCAACGCCAGAACTCCAAACCCTTGGATTGTACTCGCAACCCCCCCAGAATGAGCATCGGGCAGGCGAAAGCGGGTCAGCGTTTTTAGGTCTTGTTTAATACCACTAAAATCAAGCGTTGCCCATGAAAAGTAATAAGAAAAACCTCTCTGAGTCAACATCCAACATAACATTAGAATACCACATATAATTAGGCCAAATCCTGAAATAATATGCATCCAGGTTATAACTCCTTCAAGACTATGTTCAGCAATTGCTTCAGTCTCTGTCAGATTAGAGTTAATAATTTGTGAAAGTATTAAAAATGCCACAATGATGTGAAGAATACGAAAAAAAGGAGCGTATTCATGGGGCAATAGATTCCAGAGTCGAGATTTCATTAATGAGTCCTTAGCATGTTTATCGATATCCTGAATCATACAAAAGAATTATTAGCATAACCTTAATTCTGAAAATTACAGCAGACATTAACGCACTACATGATAATGACACTCAGGAAATAGGAATGATAACTATTATTATGATTTATTCTCTTTCTGTTCTTATTACTCAGTGGAGCCCTTATATACAATAATTTCAAAAAGATGATATCTTCTGGAATGTAAACACCCACGAAATATCCTTACTTATTTTTAATTACCCAAATATTTTAAGAATATTATCCGCTCTCACTCACATTAAGCGATGAATAAACAATATCCTGTCATTTGCATTAAAATAAAAACTTCTCCATTAAACTGCACTTCTATATGGCATTTCTTAATATAACTGCCAGACGTAAATTACGAAGTGACCGAGGATGATGGTCCCCAGACAACATTAGAGTTACAGCAATCAGGTATGTTCAATTCCATCGTAAGACCCGGGATTGAACATGCCTGCGGATAGGGGAAATTAAAGGATCTTTTTCATTGAAGGTGAAGTGTGGAAAATGAAATCATTCCTTTCATAAAAGGGAATTGCTTCTTTTCTTGCATCAAGAAAAACAAAATTCATCTCCCTGCTTTTAGCCTCGCTGACAGCGAAATCAAGAAGTAACCTACCCGTTCCCGAATGACGCTCATGCTCATCAACGACCAGATCATCAATATGCAGGTGAGAACCTCGTGCCAGCGTGTGTACAGGCCTGATCCCCATCACACCGATAATTCTTTCTTCGAGAACAGCGGCAACAAGCTCATACCCATTCAGAGTCTGAACTCTTACGCTTTTTAAAAATTCGCCTTTGGTGATATTTCTTAGCTGAGCAATGATCGGGAATGCGCTTTCCCACTCTGAAGGAAGTAATTTTTTAATCAGAACAGTCATAAAACATCCAATTCAATAAGCTGAGTTATTATTTATAGGATTGTTATTATTACGTTGCAACGTAAATCACTTTAATTCTACATGTATGTTTTTCACCATAACATACAATGATCATATTTGATTAAAAAATGACCAAATTGTGATTGTTATGATGCATTGCCCGAAATGCTAAGACGCAGCACACATCCGTTCCAGCTGTTATCTGAGCATTAATACCGCGGACCATCACCAGTGTCAGAACATTAATTGCAGTTGTACGTTCAAAACGCATGAGTCCATTTCATGATGACCGGTGGCAATATCATCGTGTTGCAGCGCATCCTCGGGCACTCAGATACCCGCGTCACAATGCGCTATGCACACTTCGCCCCTGATCACTTAGAAGACGCTATTTACCTGAATCCGCTGGCTCAAATGGGTGGCGGCAGAAAGTCCAAATGAGTAGCATTGGAGGTAACAGGAAGTGATGTAAGTGATTGTTTTAAAGATAAGTTATTGATTTAAGAAATGTTCAAAAAAAAGACCGAATACGATTCCTATATTCGGTCTAGGGAAATGGCTCTTGGGAGAGAGCCGTGCGCTAAAAGTTGGCATTAATGCAGGCGGTTAAGCCGTACAACTTAAAGAGTAGACGACAGATGACTATTTTCCACCCAGTTTGAAACATAGTGATAATAACAATGATGTATTATTTTCATTGTGTGACAACATACGCAAAACATGGAATTTACATCAGTCAGTTATCGCCGGCACGGCCGTTCAGCAAAGTGACCGGGCTTTGGCAATAAAAGGTGCCAGACTCATTTTTTGCCCTGGTTTCTGCGGGTCATCAAGCCAGATTTTCTCCAGCGGCACGGCCTGAACCTGATGGTTTTTGACCTGCTCTTTTGCCACGTCATTCAGAGGATATTGCGCCAGCGTGCTGTCGTTAATCACATACAGCGCATTACCGGGGCGGCATTGCAACATGACTTCTTCACGGGTAAAGGCCCAGGCTTTACCGTATTGCAGGCGGCTGATCGTTTCCAGTTGGGGTGCCGCAAAGCTGCTGGCGGATAAGGTCAGCAACACGCAAGCGAGTAGTGTTTTCCTCATGATTTTTCCTCGGTCATATTAAATTCCTGATACTTGTGCAGGTAACCCGTTCAGCGCGGTGCCAGTGTGGCAAACACACTCACCAGCAGTAAAACACCCAGCGCCAGCCCCCATTCGAGCCAGGTCATCATGACAAAATAGTGTTGTGCCCTTTCGGGATCTTTAGCCATTAACGGCACCAGCCGGTAGCGGTTAAATACAGCAACGGTCACCATCATTCCGACCATGAGCACTTTAACCACCAGAAGACACTGGTAAAGCGACGTCATATCGGTCGGCCAGCGCTGTAAAATAATGGCTGTGTTGACGATGCCGGTGAGGATCACCAGCACGACGGCGGCATGTCCCCAGACTGAAAAACGAATCAGTGTGGCAATCGCATAGGGCCGTAAAGCGAGCTGTCGGGTATATGCCATGCAGGTCAGTAACGGCAGCAGGCATCCGAACCAGTACGCCGCGCTGAGCAAATGCACGACATGATTGGTCCGCTGTATTAACCCGAGCGTCCCTTCATGCATCGCAGCATGGCCGACCAACGCCTGACTCATCAGTAAACCGCATGAGCACAGGAAGACCAGCATATTCCGCGCGGGCAGCCAGTCCATCAACAGCATCAGCAACAGCGCGGCCGTCAGCAATAAATGCCAGCGCCAGACGTCACCAAATGCAGTGGTTAACACCAGCAGCCAGACATTCAGGTTCAGCGCATCACCCCAGCCGTTGCCCATCAGCGCGGCCTGAATCGCCAGCATACCGACCGAAGTGACCGCCGCAACCAGGGCGGAGCAAATCATCAGGGTCTGGTTTTTGCGCAACAACACGGCCGAGAAACCAGCAGGCGTCAGCAGTGAGCACAAAACGCTCAGACCGAAGATTTGCATCAGCGAAGCAAAATGCATGAAGCGGCACAGAACAAAAAGTGCAGTCAGACTCATCGCTTATTTAACGGTGAAGCTGTACTGACCGTGCGTTTTATGACCATCAACAGAGACAACGTTCCACGAAACAATGTATTTACCCGCGCTCAACGCATCGGTGAGTGGCAGAACGGCCTGAGTATTGTCATTCGCTGCCAGCATCATTTTACCGGTTTTCACTGTTTTCTGACTGGCATCCGTCAGGGTGATTTTACTGAAATCAGGCTCGATCCCCTCACTGAATCCGAGAGACAGTTCAGACGGGCTGACGGTTAAAAGCGAATCCGCCGCAGGGGTTTCTGTTTTCAGATGGGCGTGAGCGGAAGCTTGCTGTGAGATAAATCCGCTCAGCAGAACAGCTGAGACTGCCAGGGCACGGCAAAGAGAAGTGGTTTTTTTGAACACGATAATTCCTTGGCTTGCTTAACGATGAATTTATAACGCCGTCACTTTAGCGCAAACCACCGCAAAACGTTTGCCAAAAAGGCATAAAAAAACGCAGAGGCGTAAGCACCCTGCGTTTTTATGGACATCTCTGGCGGGAAATCAGCCTGCCGGAGTTTGTGCCACCATATTTTTGAGATCTTTATCAACGAAGAACAGGCCGTTACCGGTGTTGCTGACCAGCGCCAGTTTATCAAGGACAGATTTGAACAACGTCTCTTCTTCATGCTGCTCAGCAACGTACCACTGCAGGAAGTTGAAGGAAGAGTAATCTTTCAACGTCATAGACAGATCAGCCAGTTCGTTAATTTTCTGGGTAATCAGTTGCTCATGTTCGTAAGTCTGTTTGAAAAGATCGGTCAGGGATTCAAAAGCAACCGGCGGAGCGGCAATCGCACCCAGCAAAGGCAGAGCACCGGTATCGCTGACGTATTTGAACAGGCGATGCATGTGATCCATTTCTTCCATTGAATGCTGTTTCAGGAAAGCGGCGGCACCTTCGTAGCCTTTGTCGCTGCACCATGCACTCATCTGCAAATATAAATTGGCAGAATAAAACTCGAGGTTCAGCTGTTCATTAAGCTGATCAATCATTTCTTTTTTAAGCACGATACGGCTCCATAAATTGAATTAAAGCAGGTGGGCTGACTTATTTATCTGCATTATGCCCGCATCAACACAAAATAAATACACCTGATTCACATTAATATGCACTGCAATAACAAATAAATTCAACTCATTGATTTTAAATATTTTTATAAACAACTAAATATTCAAAAATGATAATCATTAACATATGATTTCATATTAAAAGCAATCATTCTTATTTACGAAATTAATTACCCCTGCCTTATTGGATATAATTATCAGTTCTGTTTTTTGAATGGTTCTTATTTACTCCTGATAATTATCCGCATTTAATGTCAGGCGCGGCAACAGAAAAGCAAAATCACCACATTCACGCTGGCGCCGGCCTCGGGTACAATGTGGCAAAATGAATCATGGGGAAACAGTGATGAGCATCAATCTGGCTGAAATCAGCAAAGAAGAAATGGATCGTATCAATGTCGATCTTGCGGCCTCAGCGGTGGCCTTTAAAGAACGCTACAACATGCCAGTTGTCGCGGAGATGGCGGAACGCGAGCAGCCTGCGCATCTGCGCACCTATTTTCGTGAGCGGGTAATGTTCTATCGCGGGGAATCACATAAATTCTCCCGCTTACCTTATGAGCCAAAGCAAAAGTAAACGGGATGAGCAGGCAACGTTAGCGCCGGGCGGCGAAACGCTGGTTGGTGCGGATCAACTGATCGAGAATGCCAGGCTCGTCGAACGAATGCCCTGCCCCTTCAATAATATGCAACTCCGCTTCCGGCCATGCCTGCGCCAGATCCCAGGCGTTTTGCACCTGGCAGGCCATATCATAACGGCCATGCACAATGACGGCCGGAATGTGGCGAATACGTTCGACATTTTTCAACAACTGGTCGTCACTTTCCAGAAAGCCCAGGTGTGTAAAATAGTGATTTTCTATGCGGGCAAACGCCAGCGCGAAATTGTCCTCACCAAAGGATGACGAACCTTCCGCAGGCAGCAGCGTCACGGTCTCCCCTTCCCACAGGCTCCAGATTTTAGCGGCCTCAAGCTGAACAGCGCGATCGCCGGAGGTCAGACGGGCCCGGTAAGAAGCAATCACGTCCTTACGTTCTTCTTCCGACAGAATCGACAAAATACGTTGCCATTTTTCCGGGAAGAAGCGGGAAGCGCCGTCCTGATAATACCAGGACAGTTCCTGCTTACGCAGCGTGAAGATACCGCGCAGCACCATCTCGCTGACATGTTCAGGATGCGTCTCGGCATACGCCAGTGCCAGCGTTGAACCCCATGAACCGCCGAACACCAGCCATTTG encodes the following:
- a CDS encoding methyl-accepting chemotaxis protein gives rise to the protein MRFIRDVKIRTALITILITFSLLWAGVSGFALYSLNQLKSELNFTNIQQQNGDIINGANAQYYRAVTALERAMAGLEKNDNGIYDVEIKATLIELESLRKGLDQFKSINHGNLDSNTIGDIYNSSFTLFNSALVPMYESATGKNISVFESLKNDKYLPLRRNFSAAIEKYNEKIISLNAEANHRITQWVAWCQYILIGAMAFSIVIMLMSDRYLANFLVNPLNKVKAHLESLATGILDSKISYHSQNCIGQLIPYINKMQDNWAKTVYDIRNSADSIYKGSSEISTGNTDLSSRTEEQASALEETAASMEQLSSTVRHNADNASQASTLAEQATLEANQGGVIVNDVISTMVKINASSHKIVEIISVINGIAFQTNILALNAAVEAARAGEQGRGFAVVASEVRNLAQRSGQAAKEIGVLINESVENIQSGSAQVTQAGGAMEKIVSSVSRVNDIMSEIAAASTEQSKGINQIGIAVVQMDSVTQQNAALVQQSAAAAASLEEQARQLTEIVSVFKIEGKAPLSSSAPLLKSKIQKNSGVLTAEHSGWTKF
- a CDS encoding alkyl/aryl-sulfatase — encoded protein: MKLKLIVKSLALAGLLSSTSLTPLFAQEAPKDATAATKQANDALYNQLPFSDNTDFTNAHKGFIAAIPADVIKGSQGNVVWDPQKYAFIKEGDKAPESVNPSLWRQSQLINISGLFEVTDGVYQIRNLDLSNMTIIEGKEGITVVDPLVSAETAKVGMDLYYKNRGQKPVVAVIYTHSHVDHYGGVRGVVDEADVKSGKVKIYAPAGFMDEAVSENIMAGNVMSRRASYMYGNLLKPDAKGQVGAGLGTTTSAGTVTLIAPTNYITKTGQKETIDGLTYDFMMAPGSEAPSEMLWYIEEKKLIEAAEDITHTLHNTYSLRGAKIRDPLAWSKYINDAINRWGDKAEIIMAQHHWPTWGKDNVVNLMKSQRDMYRYINDQTLRLANTGLTRDEIAANFKLPDGLAKTWASRGYYGSVSHDVKATYVLYLGWFDGNPATLDELPPEEAAKKFVDYMGGADNILKKAREDYDQGNYRWVAQVVSKVVFADPKNEVARNLEADALEQLGYQAESGPWRNFYLTGAQELRNGVQKLPTPNTASPDTVKAMSPEMFFDYLGVHINGEKAANAKAVFNVDLGSDGGKYKLELENGVLNHTADAEAKDADATIVLNRDTLNKIILKEETLKQAEDKGDVKVTGNGAKLDEMLGYMDKFEFWFNIVTP
- a CDS encoding cation diffusion facilitator family transporter; the protein is MPPLLTRYAWLSIATAIATIGLKGVAWKMTGSVGLLSDAIESVVNLAGALMALWMLTLAALPADDKYAYGHGKAEYFSSAFEGFLILLAAVSIAYTAVERMLIPQPLDAIGVGLLVSVVASVLNFVTARILLRAGKQHNSITLEADAHHLPLEDPASMNDQTLD
- a CDS encoding cytochrome b/b6 domain-containing protein, with product MKSRLWNLLPHEYAPFFRILHIIVAFLILSQIINSNLTETEAIAEHSLEGVITWMHIISGFGLIICGILMLCWMLTQRGFSYYFSWATLDFSGIKQDLKTLTRFRLPDAHSGGVASTIQGFGVLALLIVALSGGLWFLLDTMHSNMAETIIHWHKFLTTFIEIYFYAHGAMGVLHLLIEAYKNRTPNLVD
- a CDS encoding GNAT family N-acetyltransferase, whose translation is MTVLIKKLLPSEWESAFPIIAQLRNITKGEFLKSVRVQTLNGYELVAAVLEERIIGVMGIRPVHTLARGSHLHIDDLVVDEHERHSGTGRLLLDFAVSEAKSREMNFVFLDARKEAIPFYERNDFIFHTSPSMKKIL
- a CDS encoding YebY family protein; protein product: MRKTLLACVLLTLSASSFAAPQLETISRLQYGKAWAFTREEVMLQCRPGNALYVINDSTLAQYPLNDVAKEQVKNHQVQAVPLEKIWLDDPQKPGQKMSLAPFIAKARSLC
- the copD gene encoding copper homeostasis membrane protein CopD; translation: MSLTALFVLCRFMHFASLMQIFGLSVLCSLLTPAGFSAVLLRKNQTLMICSALVAAVTSVGMLAIQAALMGNGWGDALNLNVWLLVLTTAFGDVWRWHLLLTAALLLMLLMDWLPARNMLVFLCSCGLLMSQALVGHAAMHEGTLGLIQRTNHVVHLLSAAYWFGCLLPLLTCMAYTRQLALRPYAIATLIRFSVWGHAAVVLVILTGIVNTAIILQRWPTDMTSLYQCLLVVKVLMVGMMVTVAVFNRYRLVPLMAKDPERAQHYFVMMTWLEWGLALGVLLLVSVFATLAPR
- the copC gene encoding copper homeostasis periplasmic binding protein CopC, with protein sequence MVFKKTTSLCRALAVSAVLLSGFISQQASAHAHLKTETPAADSLLTVSPSELSLGFSEGIEPDFSKITLTDASQKTVKTGKMMLAANDNTQAVLPLTDALSAGKYIVSWNVVSVDGHKTHGQYSFTVK
- the ftnA gene encoding non-heme ferritin, producing the protein MLKKEMIDQLNEQLNLEFYSANLYLQMSAWCSDKGYEGAAAFLKQHSMEEMDHMHRLFKYVSDTGALPLLGAIAAPPVAFESLTDLFKQTYEHEQLITQKINELADLSMTLKDYSSFNFLQWYVAEQHEEETLFKSVLDKLALVSNTGNGLFFVDKDLKNMVAQTPAG
- a CDS encoding DNA polymerase III subunit theta produces the protein MSINLAEISKEEMDRINVDLAASAVAFKERYNMPVVAEMAEREQPAHLRTYFRERVMFYRGESHKFSRLPYEPKQK
- the pip gene encoding prolyl aminopeptidase, coding for MPKFKGLYPPLEAYASGMLDTGEGHQIYWERSGNPAGKPAVFLHGGPGGGCSSVHRQLFDSNDYDVMLFDQRGCGRSKPHASLENNTTWHLVEDIERLRKMAGVDKWLVFGGSWGSTLALAYAETHPEHVSEMVLRGIFTLRKQELSWYYQDGASRFFPEKWQRILSILSEEERKDVIASYRARLTSGDRAVQLEAAKIWSLWEGETVTLLPAEGSSSFGEDNFALAFARIENHYFTHLGFLESDDQLLKNVERIRHIPAVIVHGRYDMACQVQNAWDLAQAWPEAELHIIEGAGHSFDEPGILDQLIRTNQRFAARR